The Mesorhizobium sp. AR02 genomic interval ATGGGCGACAGATGCAGGCCGAGCGAGCGCCAGCCGGGAACGGCATCCAGCCAATCCTGCAGCAGGCCGGCGACACGGGCGGCATCGAAGGGGTCTTTCAGCAGGCCGCCCTTGCCGATCGCCTCGCGACCCGCCTCGAATTGCGGCTTGACCAGAAAGATTGCGGCGGCACCAGGCTTCGCAAGGGCGAGCGCCGGCGGCAGCGCCAGTTTCAACGAAATGAAGCTGACATCGGAGACAATGAAATCCGGAACACGGCCAGCAAGATCCGCGGCAGTGAGATCGCGGGCGTTCAAGCCTTCGATGACCGTCACGCGCGGGTCTTTGCCGACATCAGGATGCATCTGGCCGTGTCCGACATCGATTGCCGTGACATGGGACGCACCGCGTTCGAGCAGCACCTGGGTGAAGCCGCCAGTCGAGGCGCCGATGTCGAGCGCTTCGCGGCCGGCTGGGTCGAGACTAAAATGGTCGAGCCCACCGATCAGTTTCAGCGCCGCGCGCGAGACATAGCCCTGCGCAGGATCATCGATGGTAACAAGGCATTGCGGCGAAACGTTCTGACCGGGCTTGCGGGCAATCGTGCCATCAACCGTCACCGTGCCACGCTCGACCGCGTCGCGGGCACGCGAGCGGCTGGCAAACAGGCCGCGCTGGACGAGCAAATCGTCGAGCCGCTGGCGTGTGCTGGCTGGCAGAGGCGAGTTCATCGGCCTTCATGGCGAAAGCCGGCAGCGAAGGCAAGGACATTGGGCGGAACAAGGAAAGAAGCGGCGAACGCATCGAGCCGCGTGGCGGCTTGCGTGCATCGTATCAGGTCCGGCAAAATGGCAATCGAGAAGACGAGCCCTCTATTGTCGGAATCCCGGGGGAGGACGAATGCTGACGGGAACCTGCCACTGTGGCGCAACCCACTGGACCCTGGAGGGCGATCCCGGGCCGGTGACAGCCTGCAACTGCACGCTCTGCCGGCGCTATGGCGTGCTCTGGGCCTATGATTATGTCGACGAACGCATCCGCGTTTCGGGACCGATGGCCAGCTATACGCGCGCCGGAAAGGACACGCCGTCGCTGGAAATTCTGTTCTGCCCGACCTGCGCCTGCGTGCTGGCCTGGCGCGGCTTGCGCGCCGGTGCCTCCGGTCGCACACGCATCGCCGTCAATGTGCGACTGGCTCCGCCCGAGGCCGTCGCCGATCTGCCAATCGACCATTTCGACGGCCTCGACACATACGACGACCTGCCGCGCGACGGCCGTTGCGTGCGCGACATGTGGTTCTAGAGCGGTTCTGCGTTTCACGGAAACGCAGAACCGCTCTATCTCTTTATCTTGACGCAATTCCGGACGGAAAACCGCGCGGCACTTTTCCTGGAATTGCTCTAGCAGGCTGTTGAAGAAGTGCTGGCGCGGTTGTTTGGAGCGTGATTCACTTCTCCCCGGATGATTTGGGGATTTGTGGATGCGCGGCTCGGACGAACGGACAGGCTCTCTGTTTTCGTATGTCGATCTTGAGGCGCGGGTTCGACGTGATCATCCGCTGCGGGTGATACGGGAGATCGTTAACGCGGCTCTTGTCGCGATGGATGGCGATTTTGCGGTGCTTTATCCACCCGGGCTCGGCCGCCCGTCGATCGCCCCGGAACGGTTGCTGCGTGCGATGCTGTTGCAGGCCTTCTACGGCATTCGTTCGGAACGTCAGTTGATGGAGCGGATGGAGTTTGATCTTCTGTTTCGCTGGTTCGTGGGGCTTGGCGTTGACGATCCGGCCTGGGATCATTCGAGCTTCACCAAGAACCGGGATCGGCTGTTGGAAGGTGAGATCGCGGCAAAGTTTCTGCGCGCTGTGCTGGCGCAGCCAAAGGTGAAGCGGCTTTTGTCGTCGGATCACTTCTCGGTGGACGGGACGCTGATCGAGGCCTGGGCTTCGATCAAGAGCTTCCGCCGCAAAGACGGAGACGACAACGGTCCAGATGGAGCAGGTCGCAATGCCGAGCGTGGCTTTCATAAGGAGAAGCGCTCCAACGACACACACCAGAGCACGAGCGACCCGCAGGCGCGGCTCTACAAGAAGGGCGACGGGCAGCCGGCGAAGCTCTGCTGCATGGGGCATGCGCTGATGGAGAACCGCCATGGGCTGGCGGTCGATGGCGGCATCACCCAGGCCACGGGCACGAGCGAGCGTGATGCCGCGCTCGCCATGTTGGACCGCAGACCGTCGCGGCGGCGCATCACACTGGGTGCCGACAAGGCCTATGACGTGCGCGCTTTCATCAGGGATCTGCGCGAGCGCAAGATCACGCCGCACATCGCCATCGACGGCCATCTGAGCAAAACCGGCAAGCCTCGCGTGACGGCGATCGATGGTCGCACGCGCTCCCATGCCGGCTATGCGGTCAGCCAGCGCTGCCGCAAGCGGATCGAAGAAGTGTTTGGCTGGATCAAGGCCTCGGCGGGTATGGCCAAGGTCAAGCTGCGAGGATGCGCCCGTGTGGGCGCGGCCTTCACCCTGAACCTGGCGGCTTACAATCTGATCCGCTTGCCCAAGCTGCTGGCGGCGCCGGCATGAGCCTCACCGGCCGCTGGCGGATTGTCGCGATGCCCGACTACGTCGAGGACTATCGCGATATGATGGAGCCCGCCTACATTGAGTTCGCGGCCGATGGCTCCGGTGAATTCGCCTTCGGCTGCGTCACTGGTCAGATATTCGGCGCGGGCGATGGCAGCAATGTCGCCTTCTCCTGGCAAGGCAATGACGAAATGGACGAAGCCCAGGGCAATGGCTGGGCTGAAATCCAACCAGACGGCTCCATCAACGGACAAATCTGCTTCCATGGCGGCGACGAAGCTGACTTCGTCGCTCGCAAGTGCACTTCTTCAACAGCCTGCTAGAAAATGGTGCGGGACACCTGGCGCTCGACGGCCGGAGACAGACCGTCGTGCCGATCCCCTGAAGCTTGCTCACGTGGAGGCTCAGCCGCAACCGCGGACGCAGGCACGGTATCGGGCAGGACCACAAGCTGCGGCACCTGCTTATAGGAAAAGCCGCCCCTGATATCGCCCATCTTGCTGGCGACGATGCCCACCGCCGCTTTTTCGAGATTGCGGTCGTAACGCGTCTCGGCGGCGGATGCTGCGATGGTGGCTGAAAGCGCCACGCCACACAGAAGCGTTCTCATTGTTGTTGTCTCCCTGCCTGATCACGATCTAGCAGGGCGCCGTTGAAAAACGGCCAAGGGACACGGTAAGCAAAGCGCCAAACGGCAGCGTAAACAATGCGTTAAGAAATCAAGCCGGCAAACTGATTCAAGCGCTTGAGATTTTGATTCAGGCGCGCTGGGCGCGGGCCGTATGACCAAGCGCCGTGAAAACGGTGCGCACGATGCCGGCGGCATCGAGGCCGGCATCGGCATACATCTTTTCCGGCTTGGCGTGGTCGGCGAACACATCAGGCAGCA includes:
- a CDS encoding GFA family protein: MLTGTCHCGATHWTLEGDPGPVTACNCTLCRRYGVLWAYDYVDERIRVSGPMASYTRAGKDTPSLEILFCPTCACVLAWRGLRAGASGRTRIAVNVRLAPPEAVADLPIDHFDGLDTYDDLPRDGRCVRDMWF
- a CDS encoding IS5 family transposase translates to MRGSDERTGSLFSYVDLEARVRRDHPLRVIREIVNAALVAMDGDFAVLYPPGLGRPSIAPERLLRAMLLQAFYGIRSERQLMERMEFDLLFRWFVGLGVDDPAWDHSSFTKNRDRLLEGEIAAKFLRAVLAQPKVKRLLSSDHFSVDGTLIEAWASIKSFRRKDGDDNGPDGAGRNAERGFHKEKRSNDTHQSTSDPQARLYKKGDGQPAKLCCMGHALMENRHGLAVDGGITQATGTSERDAALAMLDRRPSRRRITLGADKAYDVRAFIRDLRERKITPHIAIDGHLSKTGKPRVTAIDGRTRSHAGYAVSQRCRKRIEEVFGWIKASAGMAKVKLRGCARVGAAFTLNLAAYNLIRLPKLLAAPA
- a CDS encoding TlyA family RNA methyltransferase, with protein sequence MNSPLPASTRQRLDDLLVQRGLFASRSRARDAVERGTVTVDGTIARKPGQNVSPQCLVTIDDPAQGYVSRAALKLIGGLDHFSLDPAGREALDIGASTGGFTQVLLERGASHVTAIDVGHGQMHPDVGKDPRVTVIEGLNARDLTAADLAGRVPDFIVSDVSFISLKLALPPALALAKPGAAAIFLVKPQFEAGREAIGKGGLLKDPFDAARVAGLLQDWLDAVPGWRSLGLHLSPIEGGDGNREFLLGGIKDR